Proteins from a genomic interval of Candidatus Eisenbacteria bacterium:
- a CDS encoding UPF0164 family protein — translation MVSSPRARSISLLILALAIPGLVHAGEEFEKVGTVGGQFLKLGVGARATAMGSAFVSVANDPSAVYWNPAGVARIQKNSVALNHTAWLADISFTQAVYVFHVGFLPGTFAANARALYMDSQPIRTVYRPDGEGKSF, via the coding sequence ATGGTAAGCTCTCCCAGGGCGAGAAGCATCTCACTGCTGATCCTGGCGCTGGCGATTCCCGGCCTGGTTCACGCGGGTGAGGAGTTCGAGAAGGTGGGCACGGTCGGCGGACAGTTCCTGAAGCTCGGGGTCGGGGCCCGCGCCACGGCGATGGGATCGGCCTTCGTGTCGGTCGCCAACGACCCCTCGGCAGTCTACTGGAATCCGGCAGGGGTGGCGCGGATTCAGAAGAACTCCGTGGCCCTGAACCACACCGCGTGGTTGGCCGACATCTCGTTCACCCAGGCGGTCTATGTGTTCCACGTGGGGTTCCTGCCAGGGACCTTCGCCGCGAATGCTCGGGCCCTCTACATGGACTCCCAGCCGATCCGGACGGTCTACCGTCCCGACGGGGAGGGAAAGAGCTTCG